From Bacteroidales bacterium, one genomic window encodes:
- a CDS encoding DUF2237 domain-containing protein yields the protein MANNVFGTTLKPCSQRPVTGFYRDGICRTGEDDYGTHTVCAVMTEEFLRFSFDRGNDLITPMPQYRFPGLGPGDRWCLCALRWKEAFLAGVAPPVILEATNESTLRLIDLEDLVKHAYSE from the coding sequence ATGGCCAACAACGTTTTTGGAACAACTCTAAAGCCCTGCAGTCAGCGCCCGGTGACCGGTTTTTATCGCGATGGTATTTGTCGCACCGGCGAAGACGATTATGGAACTCACACGGTCTGTGCAGTGATGACCGAAGAATTCCTGCGGTTTTCCTTCGATCGTGGCAATGACCTGATAACACCCATGCCGCAGTATCGCTTTCCCGGATTAGGCCCGGGAGATCGGTGGTGTCTTTGTGCCTTGCGCTGGAAAGAAGCCTTCCTGGCCGGTGTTGCCCCGCCTGTTATCCTTGAAGCCACCAACGAAAGTACCCTCAGGCTGATTGACCTTGAAGATTTAGTGAAACACGCCTACTCGGAATGA